The Tenrec ecaudatus isolate mTenEca1 chromosome 4, mTenEca1.hap1, whole genome shotgun sequence region ATGTTGCACATCATGCTGAATACCGTGGGTGTCGCTGAACTGGATACGTACAAAATGTCGACTCAGCAAATGTCGTGACACATGACGTCCCCACGGTACAGCAATTCTGATGTAAAGTAAAGCAATGGAAGACAAGGGGCCATCTTGTGAGGCTTGAGTATAGGGGAGATCCCGTGCAGGGCCTAGCTCCCTTGCATGGTGGGGTACCAGTAAAGATGAAGATTCTCAACTCTGGAATcctgcccgcccccctccccacccccagcaccaccCGCAGTGGTTTCGACAAGTTACTAAGCTGCATTCTCTTTCCTGCTTACTCCTGGGAGATTCTTGTTCAACGTTTGGTATAAACAAAACAGACTCCAAGCTGGCAGCCACCACCCAAATGACAGGCAAGGCAAGTCGATAGCATGTTCCAACTTCTAGAAAGAAAGAGACAGTGTGCACCAAAACAGTTCAGACTGCCGAGGCTGGAGCCGCCGATCGTGTCTGCTCCCCACTCCCGGGCTACCCCAACCGAGGAGCATCAGCTGCCTCTCCTTTGATTTTTCCGTGCCTGTCTGACGAACCAGATGTGAGTGACATCGAAATTGTGGACCTCGCCTCTGAAAGCAGAGACAGGCCCAGGCTTACACCATAACACTAGTGTTACAATTGCCCCCAATAACGCTCCTCTTTTGCTGTGTTAGGTATGCTGGCTCAACATCCATAAGGTTCCTTtggaactttcctcctgcagactcGAGCCAGGAACCTCTTTTGACTCCAGATGGTCCCTGTTTTTAACCATGGGAGCTTATGGTGTGGCAGTGTCGAGTCTGGGATTTCCGGCTCCGTTACATgagaagttgtgtgtgtgtgtgtgtgtgtgtgtgtgtgtgtgtgtgtttgcctctCTTTCAAACCCTCTCAATCCAAAACATAAAATATGCCAGGAAAATGGAAAGCTAGGTTGCAAAACAATCACGATGCCAGGCCCCGAGCTAGCTACAAAAGCAGCACACCACAGACCGTAGTGGCCAGAGCCCTGCTGTTTTCCCCTGGAGGTTGTTGATACCATTCATAGAGCCGTGCAGATTTGTTGGCCAGAGACCTAAATTGTGCTATTTTTAGACCTGTCCACAGTCTCTATCTTATTTTAAGCACCTCTCTTCCTGGTTTGCTCTCTCAACATCAAGACCTTCCTTGGCTAAGAACAAGTGATTTATGGAATGGGAATAAGCAATTTCCAGGCTCCAGGATCACAGTGGTCTCCTACACCATACCAGGTGCTGAATCAAAGGAGAGCCAGGagatttgggtttgttttttttaagcattaTCTTTTGCTCAGTCCTAGTGATGCCATTTCTTCCGTTCCTTAGCTATTTTTGCTCTGTGCTTTGGGCCTGTTCCTCTTCAATAGAGACCATAAAGAAAGGCTTTCTTTTGAAAAGTGAGACACCATTTCTCCCAGAACAGTGACTTCCCCATCATGAATCTATTGTAATCATCATCTTTGTTACTTCAAAAGAAACAGGGATCGTGCAGTGGTCACCCACCAGCAGGCCGAGGGTGCAGCATCTCAAGAGAGAGCCAACAGCAAAGGGAAACACTGCTGTTGGGTGGTGTTTAGAGTCCTCTACCAGATTTGGATTCTGGTTCCTCCCATTTGCAGTTTTAGCCACGGGTGCGAGGCATAAACGATGGGCAATGGGTCCAAAGAAAACACAGCCGGGCTTATAAAGCCAGACTTCTATTTCGCTGACACTTTCTATTTTGTGGAGATTATAATCTCGATTGTATTTAATAGAGGCTGCcaaccccccaccactaatcacgggttcagtaggcacaattgtatggttgagataaatatagtcatagagagcatgggcGATAGAAAAGAGAgtcaaataaagaagtcagacacatttcatggtagcttgctcacctcctggatggccgtgATCTTACCGGCCAGGTCTGCGCACAGCGTGGGCCGAGGCGAGGTAGAGCAGCGACCCACAGGACACTCGAGCAACTAGGCAGGAGGCTGGAGGGCccccgtttattgctaaccaaagaTTATATCTACTTTGGGGGCCGTGAttgcaggtaaccacacgtcacagggaGGGGCAGTACGATAGGTATACACATTATAGGAAGTGgatgtacaatgggcataggcttagcaggaaggggatgagcctcgggctgtacacatgataggaaggggaggaagtagaggcatacatgtgacaagaagggcagaccctacattcatgatggtggcctaaccttggccaGACTTGGGTGGGCATGacttctctggggtctcctacaaggaaacagacaactactaactgtatcagaagggagtgggcctacttgtgggataaacagtggtgactgcttgctctagatggctgatagctcttagggagaataacccctgatctacttctgatgactTCCAAGTGTATGGTCATTCCCAAGCagttaagtttggcatatatttgggggagacaacttgagagaaatccttctgtttcccacactctaTGGCAAACACaacacagaaaaataaagcacAAGCTTGTAGTAAATTCTGTCTTTGTGGCCCTGATGGCTTATTTTCCTCATGGTCATCACAGTTTCTTCTGTGGCCGAGGTGGCAATGAGAGTCTTAGCTACCTTTATGTGTTAGAGTGACTtgcctggagaaacaaattcattgacactcatatgtgtgtaagagagagctttatatcaaagagtaattgtgtattgagtaaacatcccagcccagtccagatcaagtccataaggctggtattagcccatatgtcccatacttgtccataaattcttctcagACTCAcacggcacatgcaatgatgctgaatgtaggacgaTCATAGGCTGGTaagtggacagtcttgtggatccagtagtggtggaagcacCTCAAAGCTGATGccagtctccatatggctcctccagctttctgagtgtctcaacagcaggaaagggaaggcagagagagagagagtgcctcACACCACCaggcaggaagagaggaagttcccagaatcctcaggagaaggccatgcctacaaggaggcatcaggctgtggtctgattgacaggctaggcgccacccctttgctcttaatatccacaagttgacatgagattatgcaactaccacacttTAGCTATACACTGCTCCTTCTGTCACACTATGCAAGGGATAGAACTCTTTCTGGTGGTATGCTCTATCGTGGGGGTCATTTTTCCATGTTTCTTCCCACAGGCCATCACGGCTGGTACATTTCTGCTAATGGCTCACAGGGAGCGGACCAAGAGATACCTGGTAAATCTATAGACATCGCATCAGAAGATAGAGTGAATTCAGAGGTCAAATCACTATTATTTTAGGATGTAACAGAAAAAAGCACGAATTCCAATTATAATGGAACTATCTTTAATTAATGCCTTACTATGATGGATTTCAGTAATCAACTAAATGAGTTTTAAAGAAATGTCTTTTATCTGATTCCTACTCCAGTAATTTTCTTCAAATTCCTATGATTATCATACTTGAGGACGACCGAGTGCTGATGTTTTAAATGACATGGATGCAATCACGTTGAAGGGTGGCTCTATAAACTCCTCTGCTTTTAATAACGTACATTAAGTCTCAAGCCTTCCAATTAAGGTGTCCTTCCCATCTGCCTCTTACCTCTTCCTCCGCAAGAGGGTGAAAAGACTctgatctcacatactttgacagCATCCAGGCAGGCAACCCAGACACAGACCTTGATCTGGTTACAGATGTTCTTCCTATGGCTAGGGTACTGTTTCTCAAACGTTCACACGTATGTGACCCTTTAGGGAGCTGGCGATATGCAGATTCTAATTCAATAGTTCCCCGTGAGACCCGATATTCTGCATTTCTAACCAGCTTCTAGAGGATGCTAATGGCCCTGCTTCTCACTGTGAGGAGCAAGGGCTTAGAACAGGGCAGGCGCTGGTAGCCATTTTTGGTTTTTCCCTTTGTAGACTAACTCTTCTTCACAGGAGAGATGATAAGTAAATAAATACGTGTTGAGTGGAACTGTTAGTCTTCTCGCCCCAACTTGTTATTCTCATCTAGTGTACAtcagagggcagagggaggcacCCATGGGACGGTTATAACCTATTTCTCCTTCGCTATCCCAGAAGAGAGATGAGCTCCCAGCATCCCTGTCCTTTCATACTCTTAGGAAGCATTTGAGATATCTAATTCTTCAAAGTCACAACTTGTTTCTGCTTCATTTCTAGTGGGAAGCCAGTTTCACCTTTGTGATTCTCAGCATTATGGGATGCCCACTCCATTTTGCAATAGCATTGGACTCAGCCCTCCTGGGCCCGTACTGCTTCTACTCGTTCGCAGGGATCGCAGGCACCAATTACCTTGGCTATGCAGTGGCCTTTCCTTTTCCGTATGCGAAATTCTCATCGGTCTGCGTGGACCCCCCACATTATGAAGAATACCACCTGGCGCTTCAAGTCCTCGACCTGGGCCTGAGCTTCGCCATGCTCTGTGCCTCCCTCATGGCACTTGGCAAGCTTTCTGCAAGACTTGTCCGGAACGGAGACATAAATGTAAGCGTCACAAAAGGGGAgctaggtttttgttttgtcacGAACAATGAAGTCCTTGTTTGGCTGTGGTGGTTGGGTGCTTTcctgttggttctgactcttagcgaccatATTTACatacaccagaatgaaacactgcccggtcctgccctgtcctcctgGCTGTTCTGATGTTTAAGCCCTTTGATGCaggcactgggtcaatccatcttatcaaagGTCTTCCGCCTTCTCACTGCCCCACACTTTaactaagcataatgtccttcaatAGGGACAAGTcctctcctgacatcatgtctaaagtacatgaaatgaagtctcaccatccttgcctcgaaggtgccatctggctgtacttcatccaagacagattattGGCTTGATCGTTGggcagtccgtggtgctttcaaTGTGCTTCCCCAGTACCACACTTCAAAGGCTTCAAAGTGGAAGGTctgatatttttttctattttccactGCCTTCTTTATGACCATGCTAGCCAATAGCTGGCACATAATAGGTGCTCAAGAATAGTTTGTGAAAGACAGAATGGAAACATGGCACTAGGACACCCAGAGCTATGACTGGCGATAGTGCCTGCCCATTTGTACCCGAATCCACAATTGGAAAAAATTCCTAATAGAGACACATATTAAGAGTCTGTGAAAATTAAAGGCAGTATCCTTAATATTTTCCCTAGTAGTCCAGTTCAGACATTTTAATTTCACTTATGCTCCATCAATTCAGAAGGGTAGACATGTTTCTTGCCTAGAGAAGATGTAGAAGAAATTCTCCCACTCGTTTTGCTACTACCCCACCAGAAAATCTGACATACTCCGACATCATGTTCAACTCTCGAACATTTGTAAGGGAGCTAAAGCTAATATTGACACTGGGGTAATAATGCTTCCATGTACAGGGTGCTTATTTGATGCCTATCAACTTGCTCATTTTTCAGATGATAAAATGAGGCTAAAGAGCTTATAtaatttgcccaaggtcacacggcTAATGAGTAcctgaacccactgccattgaattccctctgactcagagcaacccaggATAGGGTAAAACCTTATAGGAAccgactgcttcatctttctcttgctggtaggtttaaaccactgaccgtggggttagcagcccaacacctggcTGACAGTGCCAGCAGGGTCCTGGGTCCAAATtaatggccattgagttgattccaattgatctcactgctatcaagtcgattccaactcctattGACTcttgaggacagagtaggactcgccttgtaggtttctggggccctttgtggaagcagaaagcctcatctttctcccatccaaCACGTAGCAACCCCATAGAGGGTCTCCACGGCTGTAGCCACACaccacttacccaacagcaccatcagGGTGCTTGCAAAGCATGAGTGGTTTTTCTTCATCAAGCCATATCTACTCTAACTCTCAACACATACTTTGTAACCCTTCTCCCTCTGCTGAACCAGGGAGATGCATGACTCTAGAAGCCTGGAGCTGAGTCCCTGAAAGAAGAGCACAAATGACTTGCCTTATAACGTCCTATGATGGACTCTGTGTGACTTTGGTAAGGGGGGTTGGGGTTTGAACAACTTCTCCCCAGGAGTGAAATTTTCCACTACCAATTCTTGGATGGGTTTGACAGTTTGACCTAGCATCCTAGTAGACTCTGGTGGATATGGGTAACATTAGCCAGTTGTTGTTTTGCAGATCAAAATGGAAGACGTGCTTACCACATTCTCGATGCCTTGGGTGGTCATTCCTGTCCTCTTCAACATCTACATAGGTCTGTGCTTTCTCTGGTAGAGTAGAGTTTACCAAGAAGGTCTGCCAAGAAGTGAGGGAAGACCTAAGTGACCTTTCCCACAGTAAGTGCCTAGATATTTGGAATTTTAGCATTGGAGAGCCCTCCCTTGCAGTGAACAGCTCTCACTTCTAGAACCGTGTTGTTAAAGGGGCACATGCCTAAGACACTCACCGTTGGCACCACAGTTTTAGAAGCACTAGCATCTTGGTGTGGATGCTGCCTTAGGATGGTACCTCCTACATGCAGATTCAGTGTGTGATAGAGGGcggagagaaaggaaggggggaatATACATGCAGAGTTTGACAAACCAGCTCCACGAGACCCAACAGGAAGGTCGTGTAGGATACAGTACTTGGGGAAGAGGAAATGAACTGAAAACAGAAATGCAGAGTGTTCCAACTTCAGAGTTTTACCGGTACCTAGTCTGCTCAGGACACACCTTGTCCGGGCCTGGGTTCTGAGCCAGGTGTGGGGCCAACGCAATGAGAATGCATGGCCCCAGGTGGACCACTGCTGTCAgaatgacccagagtgacccaggGCACTTGTTAAACCAGATTTCTGGGTCACTTCCAAGCCTTACTACCATGGAGTTAGAGGCAGGGAGTGGGTTTTTGGCACACTTCCCCAAGAGAGTCTGGTTTAAGAAGCATTACTTGATTCCAAGACTGGCTGAGAGTCACTTTTGGACagcttcatttttcccttctgCATGAGTTGGAGATTCATTTAATTTAATAGCCAGCATTTCCTTAGTGAGCATCTTTGGATGATTTCACACCACTTAATCTGTGATCGCAGCTGATCACGTGCCATCAGCCAGGGTGAGCAACTGAACAAATAGGTATGTGGTGTTTTGTATTAATAAAGGGGCCACTAGTGGCCTAGGCTCAGCAGGAGCACAGGCAACCTGAGCACAGCTCCTGTTCCTACCTAGTAAGGCGGAACTCTCAGGCTGATTAGACACAAATGTCCGcaataaaatttattaaaatcTCAGAAAACACTTAAGCTTTGTGAGTAGGAAGAGTAGATAAATTGTCTTCTCACGTCCCCCACCtacaataaacaaaaacaaaagccagaATTCTATATTGTAGGCTCTACACGTTCGGACGCCCCACACTTATGAGGCTAGAGTTCCCACAGGGTGATAGAGTTAGCCAATATTTGGTttcaatttttattaaaaatcacagTAACCCTGAACGTATGCTATTAATTCCTATCTCTCCTTTTATAAAGAAGCAAAACATGAAGGCTATCTTTTAAGCTGCTCTTTAAGTGTCTGACTGGAGACAAACCTCTCTTCAGTAACTACACTACAGATCAGGACGTGTGAGGGCCAGTAGGATTCTTATTAGAGAGAGTAGTGGTTTGGAAGGAGATATGGGAAAGCTGTAATCCTGGAAAGGCATCTGTTAGCCCAGGAGGCTAAACACGGCCCTGCTCTAAtggaaaggtgagcagttcaaacccatgagagaacgatgaggctggctgtgtttgtaaagatttgcagaaaccctaggagGGAAGCTCtcttctgccctgcagggtcattgtgagttggaattgacttggtggcagtagggAGTCAGAGAATTACATTAATTCACTGGTTAAGACCCATCTATAGAGGTCCATATTAGGAGGGGAAAATATCCACTTGTAAGAGATGTTGTTTTTTCTCCTGATAGGCCCAAAGATACATTTTCAAATACGATTCAAGTGCctccttatctatctatctgtctgtctatctatctatctatctatctatctatctatttcccTGGGCcctcttaaaggagccctggcagctgccaaccacaaggtccaactgaacccaccagtcattccttCCGAGAAAGGCGAGGTGGCCATCAAGATTTACCGCCATGCAAACGCTTCTATTCCGCAGTTCTATTCCGCCCTACTGCGGGGCCAGGAGTCAAAACTGTGTCTGGTTTGGTTTGTTATGTTCTTGGCTCTGTACAATTGAGGCCATcttgctcaaggtcacatggTGAGGGTGTCTGAATGGTCCAGGAGTAGTCAACCTGATCCTTCGTGAAGTGCTTGAAAAAGCCACAGCACCCGGAGGGCTTTGATCAGCACGCAAGGGACACGGGTGAGCCCGTCCTCCTCTGAGGGCCTCTCAGGAAAAGGTGAGAGAGGACTAAGTGCCCTACTGGTGAGGCCCAGGGCAATGCCCCAACATGACACAGCTCCTTGAAGATTCGGTGCGAGGGACAAACTAGCGAACACAGAGCTTCGGAGTCGACAGACAAAAATGTGAAACAACCGTGGTAGGAATTGCTGACACCCTGAGTCCAGTGGGTCATAAAGGGAAGGAACGAAGGGGGACTCTGGACGCTGTGCAGTTGTCCTCTGCTGctaccctctcctcctcctctgagtgGGATGGCtccatttgttttcctttcattattcaatgtttgcttttgtttgcatgaaagggggaaagaaaatattttcccctTTTCATGTGATACAttgaatattttttgtttgtgtttttgaatGAAATGAAGTCCCTCTGTGCCAACCCCCCTAAAAATATTGTGAAACCCTGTCTACACTGTTCAGGATCATGGTGATCGATCGTATCGCGATGACTGTTTGGTCCCCTGAAACCTCATGTGACAGTACAGCTGCCTCGTAGGATTCGATAAACTGGAATCTTTATAGCAGCAGATGACAAGATCGTATCTCCTGCTTAGGAACCTCTGTCCTTTTAGTCAGCAGTCAGTCGCTgaaccaatacaccaccaggatAAAACGATCTATCCATGGTGAACCATCttcgacaaaacacacaaccaatTAGCAGCAAGATGAAGGGACTTCTATGGCTTGTGGGGAAAattccatgaccttttcattacatttttccatgagtgtcttggaaaccctcttaTCGGCTCCAATTCTCCCACTAgattcctgccctctcacagcaatAACATGTGtttagaaacaaattcacaggcgACGACGCCTTCCCTAAGGATCTGGGGTGTCATCGTCTGGCTGGTACTTTCAGAAACTCTATTCCTTTGGGCGGGTAGAACTCATGCGGAACACAGAATCTTCCTCCCAAACTCCTTTATGTAGGCTTCTCAGTCTGGTCGGTAGAAAAATCTAAATCTAGAGAGGATTCTGCTTCTCACAGACAAAAAGTAGCGCTCTTCTTTTAGAAGTGGAAGCTATTTCAAGAGAAAAGTGTCAATCCAGTCGCCCAGTGAAACTACATCAAGGTTGCCACCCCTTGCTAGAAGAAATAAGCCTAGAGTGTTGACTGCGGGTGTGTCCTACTGTATTAAACGAAGTGATATTTTGTCAAAGAGGGGCAGTCAAGGGTGAGGAGGTAGTacataattttaataaattatcatgAACATCAACAGCTCTTCCCCTGGACATACAGGCAATTTAatcttttaatataaaatacTCTAGCACCCCCCCTTCCCACTCTTAATCTAACAtattttttgaaaacatttttgaaCAGACACAAACTGTACTTTATTTAAAAGCAAATAAGATTTCCCCTGAAGACGATCCTACAGCACAGGGGCGagcagctccacagggtttccaagcctgtagttcTTATGAAACTAGACTTCcacgctttctcccaaggagtggctggtagattcaaactgcccacctttcagctagcagcggaGTGCTGAACCACTGGGCCTCCAGGGCCCCCAGAGGACAGGAACTTCCACGGAATCCATTTTCTATAGTCAGAGCAAACTGCAGAGCAAACTGAATTATACTGGTGACTATTTTGAAGCAATCCCAACATTAATATGTAAGCAGAAACCATTCGGGGATATTACAAGGTtagctgttttcatttttatcaatGAAAGACACTATTTAATGGTGATTCTTAGATGCccacaggaaaaaagaaagagaaatggagGAAGCAATTAGGGTGAAAAACaatggtgggggtgtgggggacagGTTGTGGGGACAAAGAATGACTCAATGACACTTCCTCTCCCTGGCTGGGCTGAGGGTCTGTGCAGCAGGGTCTGCCGGAGAAGGCAGCCGCTCACCACTGCACACATGAGCCAACACAAGCTGGTACCCTGTCTGTCGTCCAGACGACCCCAGCAATTAGGACCTCCCAGCAGCTTCCCAGGTCCATCAGACTGTGATTTTGAAGTCAATCTTCATGCCATTTGAGAAGTCTAGCCTCTCGAAGGGAGCACTGTAcgtagaagaagaaaaaggagagtTCCACGCGATGGAATGATCGGCTCTTGACATAGCCTAAGTCGCACGCATGTGTGGCAGGGAACACCACGTGGCTGCTTTACCATGCTAGCTCATGGCAGATTCGTCTCACCCAGCGCGTTATATCACAGATTCCCAGATTACCTTGAATGACTTTAAAGAAACACATTTCTTGGCCCAGTATTTAATCAGCCATATCAAGTCACCTGAAGGATCTTGTCAGCCATCTCCACAAAGAACAGAAACACCAAACCTACACCAGAAAAAGCGAgcttccatcaagttgactctgaccccCGGTGACCAGCTGACTGCAGGTGTGTCAGAGCAGCCGTGCGCTCCATAGGCTGGGTGTTTGGAAGAAGATCAGCACGTCTTTCTTTTGAGGTAGCTTGGAATGAACTCAAACTTCCAAATGTTCACTTAGCAAGCAAGTACGGTAATTGTCTGCACCACCCGGGACTCTGAAAAACTCCCCactgaaatggaatgaaaaaggaATGTATAATCCCAGTTCATTTGGAAAGGGGATGTTTTTAATGTTCTGCCTTCCTTACATCAGCGAACTGACCTGTTGTCATGTTGGAAAGGAAAGCTTCTGGTCAGAGCAACGGAGTGACGACGTGCTATTCCTAGTGGTGGGAGcgttggtggtggagtggttatgtgttgggctgctaactgcaagagcagcagttcaaaaccagagaaagatgaggctttccactcctgtaaacagccaaccacaagtacaagaaagaagaaaatgtcctgctGTTGATGGTGGTAGTGATTATACTACTCTTCTTAATaagattgaaatattgaattatgtgatACATTAATTAGTTTTACTtcaatagaatttttttttaagttacagtcttggaaacccaaaggggcaattctactctgtcctagagggtcactgtgagttagaatcaactagatagcagtgagtgagtgagtgagtgagtgagtggtcctTGGTGGCTCTGTGGGGTAAGCATAGGGCCACTAACTCTATggtcggtggttcaagcccacctgctgaactgcaggagaaagatgaggctatccactcctataaatatttatagtcttgaaaatcctATATAAGTTTGCTGTGAGTTAGGAtcacttcaatggcagagatatACTGAAATTAAGGCACCCTAGTGATAAACAAGTTCATCTTCAGCAGTCTAAACCCACCAGCCGATCCTCATGGAAAAGATGTGTCAATCTGCTTATGAAAtcctgcagccttggaaatgacGGGGCAATTATAGTTCTATAAAGCCAGTATGGGGTGGAATCAATTCGACAGTCATAGATTGGCTTATCCTCTTCAACCAGACATAGATCTGCTCACTAATGTTTGACTTTTTCCATCACCTGCCTCAAATTGTGAACCCAAGGCCCTAAAGATGATATTTATTATTTACTCTTGTTCTTCAGGATTTATTGAGAATATATTATGTGTCCACAATTATGGTAAAGGATGGAGTGGGAAAGGTATGCAAAGTATGTCCCTGCCTTTCACTTAGTGACCGAGGttaaaggggaaggagaaggagactAAGCGGCTCAGTGGTCCACATGAGGAATAAGAAGATCGGAAGCAGGCAGCAATGATAGGCAAATCTTTCATTTTGTGCCCCGTCACTAATAAAAAGCCACTGTGTAAGAACGTAGAAGAAACCCGAGACCCCCTTTCTAGAATTCTAAGAATTACTAAAGATTGCCACTGGATATTCTATGACAAAAATTAGCCACATGTCTGATACAAATGAGGCCTTGTTTTGAGTTCATGGTGAATCCAGTTCTGAAGAGCGGAGGCTACAAGGCTGTTCTCATCTAGGCCAATTTTACTATCAATTGTCTCTTCTTTTCTTCTACTGAAACTACCACGGCAAATATCACCCATGAATGGCCCATATGGACTCTTTGCAGTGGACATCTTTCTTCACCCCGTCACAGCCTTAGAGACTGCCGACCACTCGCTCCATAAAAGTCCCTCCCCCCttgacttccaaaaagaatgCACCATTCTCTTTGGCTCTTTCTTCTCTGAGCTTCGATTCCTCTAAGGACTCCTTTTATACTTCCCGTTTCTGAAAGGCTGATCTTCTCAGCTACTGCCTGTGAGCTGATGCTTCGCATATGCACATCTGTGGACAGTCCCTCTCCTGATCTTATGGGCTCCATTGCCAGCTATCTTCCAGACACCTCTTCTGGGTATCCTGCACACATAGAAAGAGCGACATGTTCACAGGAGATCGCGCCCCTCCCACAACACCTCTTTCTGAATGTCCAGCT contains the following coding sequences:
- the TMEM212 gene encoding transmembrane protein 212 encodes the protein MKGLLPAAGLTLVSLGGLSVFSGVSAFFPVFSYKLWFTGWSVRIACPIWNGALAITAGTFLLMAHRERTKRYLWEASFTFVILSIMGCPLHFAIALDSALLGPYCFYSFAGIAGTNYLGYAVAFPFPYAKFSSVCVDPPHYEEYHLALQVLDLGLSFAMLCASLMALGKLSARLVRNGDINMEAEIDGHLKACNDVINGLFVERQSVCSP